In Flammeovirgaceae bacterium, the sequence ATTGCCGCCAGAAGTTCATCTTTCGATAGTTTCTTAAGTTTTGGAACTTCTGTAAGGAGCGGGCGATTCACCTTGTTCAATTTCTTCATCATGGCGAAGTACTTAGGCGGCTCAGGCTGGTCTTCCAGTAAATACTTAACAAATCCCTGCTCATCATTTTTGTACTGAAGAGCCCAGTTACGCACTTTCTCATAACCTACTGTTGTGCTGGGTACCGCGCCCAACGCTTTACCACAGGCAGAGCCTGCGCCATGGCCGGGCCACACCTGAATGTAATCTGCCAACTCGCGGAAACGTTCAACCGATTTATACATTTGTTTAGCGCCAACATCTTTGGTTCCTACCAAACCGGCAGCCTCTTCAAGCAAATCAGGCCGGCCAATATCGCCTACAAACACAAAGTCACCGGTAAATAACATCACAGGCTTGTCGCTGGCCGGTGTATCGGTCAGTAAAAAACTGATGCTTTCAGGAGTATGACCCGGTGTGTGCAGCACTTCTATTTTCAGGTTGCCTACCATTATCACATCACCATCCTTTAATCCTTCGTGGGGAAACTCATACTGCCAGCCGTCACCGCCTTCGTCCGACAGGTACATTTTCGCTCCGGTAAGGGCAGCCAATTCTCGCGAACCTGACAGAAAATCAGCATGAATGTGCGTTTCGGCTATGTGCGTAATTTTCATATTGTTCTGCCTGGCAATTTCCAGGTACGTATCCACATCCCGCTTGGGATCGATAACCATGGCTACACCGGCCTTCTGACAACCGATAAAGTAGCTTGCCTGTGCAAGTGATTTGTCGTAAACGTGTTGGAAATACATAGTTGTTATTTTTGGTTATGAAGTTACAAAGTTAGATAAGCTGCAGAAAAAGTTACGTGATTCCAGTCACCAAGAACCACGGATTTATACCCGCAACATCCGCTATTTTGGTTTTTGTTCACTAAAAATCTGTAAGCGTACCAAAATAACGGGTATCTATCTAAGGCAATTGTTTAAATACTTTTAACATGAGAACGGCAAACAACAACGGTATGCTTAAGGACTTATTTCACCTTTATTAATCCGTTTCTTGAAAATAAAATTAATTTACCTGAACTCATACCCAAAGCCCATGAGTTGAGTAAGCAATGTATTAGGTGCATCGGTAGCTGTTGCCCGGCCTTCTAATTTCGGTTCGATGGGCGAGTGCTTGGCCAGGTATTCCTGGATAACACTGTGAAGTGTAACACCTAATCGCTTTGGTTCCGCTACATTGTCTACACGGCATATTGTGGTATCAGGGTCGCCCTCGCGTTCGCAGGCAACAAAACTATACACACGGTCCAACTCCAAGGGTTTGCCTTTTACTTTTATCCAGTTTACACGCTTAC encodes:
- a CDS encoding MBL fold metallo-hydrolase — its product is MYFQHVYDKSLAQASYFIGCQKAGVAMVIDPKRDVDTYLEIARQNNMKITHIAETHIHADFLSGSRELAALTGAKMYLSDEGGDGWQYEFPHEGLKDGDVIMVGNLKIEVLHTPGHTPESISFLLTDTPASDKPVMLFTGDFVFVGDIGRPDLLEEAAGLVGTKDVGAKQMYKSVERFRELADYIQVWPGHGAGSACGKALGAVPSTTVGYEKVRNWALQYKNDEQGFVKYLLEDQPEPPKYFAMMKKLNKVNRPLLTEVPKLKKLSKDELLAAMAKGIKVIDTRLKQEFAAGFIPGSINIQGNNAFATWMGWFLSYEEPFILVADESKHDDLVRKLMRIGMDNIYGYIPDVSTWAGNGNVLEKAKVISLDEFKEIVKTNHTQVVDLRGASEYKSGHIKGTDNVFIGTLEKNLSKIKRDQQVVIHCQSGDRSSIGYSLLAKHGYTNVKNYAGGISEWINEGNPVVTG